The sequence AGGGCGCTGCCCTTTTCCCGCTCAATCTCCTGCAAACGGGTGACATTCTCGTTCTTCAATACGCGTTCGGTGTTTTTGAGAGACCGCATGATCAGCCGCGTATCGAGCTCGGTCGCATCGAGCAGAGCCTGCTTCACATTGGCATGGACCGGCGCTTCCTGGGTCGCAATGAACCGGGTTCCCATATTGACGCCGTCGGCGCCCAGTGCGAGGGCCGCGACAAGGCTGCGCGCGTCTCCTATGCCGCCGGACGCCAGAAACGGTATGCGCAATTCGTCCGCCGCGCGCGGCAGCAGGATCATGTTCGGAATATCGTCCTCTCCGGGATGGCCGCCGCATTCAAAGCCGTCGACGCTCACCGCATCGCAGCCGATCGCTTCCGCCTTTAACGCATGGCGCACCGAGGTGCATTTGTGGATGACCGTGATCCCCGCCGCCTTGAGCGCGGGCATATAGGCCTCCGGGCTCCGGCCTGCCGTCTCCACGATGGTAACGCCGCCCTCGGCGATGGCCTGGATATATTCAGGATAGGGCGGCTTCGCGAACGCCGGGAGAAAGGTCAGATTCACGCCGATCGGCTTGTCGGTCATTTCGCGGCAGCGGGCGATCTCGCGCGCGAGCGCTTCGGGGGTGCGTTGCGTCAGCCCTGTGATCACGCCCAGTCCCCCGGCGTTGGAAACGGCGGAGGCCAGTTCGGCCAGGCCCACGAAATGCATACCGCCCTGAACGATCGGATGCTGTATTCCGAGCAAATTGGTAATCCGGGTGCGCATAATGAAATCTCCTAAACCATGCTGGAAACGTTGTTACCATAAAAAACAACGTTTCTCAACTCCGTCGCGCGGGATTTTTTCCGGCCCCGCAGGAAGCTTGCGAAAGCGCTGTTCCGGCAGTCGAGACCGTGGGATATGATGCAGACATCGAACCGCGGCCGCTGAGCATTTTTTGGCGCAAAGCCGCGAACGGCGGCCGGCTTTATCGTTGCCATGCGCGATTTTCCTTGAACTGCCATCTCACGCAGGGCATCCGATAATGCCACGGAAATCCTTGGTTTCCGGCAGGAATATTGGCGCTGTCTGGGCGAATTCAGATTGGAAATGCTTGATCCATGCTGAAGGTCGATCATGCCGCCATCATCGGGGGCGGGTTCAGCGGCACGCTGCTGGCCATCAACCTGCTTCGGCATGGCACGCTGCGGGTGACGATGCTGGAGCGCCAGGGCGACCGCCTGGGCCGGGGTCTGGCCTATGGCGCCGCGCAGGCCGGCCATATCCTCAACGTGCGCGCCGCCAATATGAGCGCGCTGCCCGACAGCCCGGATCATTTCACCGACTGGCTGAAACAGGAAGGGCTGGGGCAGGAAGGCAGCTTTGCCACGCGGCGCGACTATGGCGCCTATCTCTGCGCGATGCTGGACAAGGTGCGGGGACAGGCCAGCGACAGGCTGACCATCGTGACGGATGAAGCGGTCGATCTGAGTCTGCGCGACGACGGCGTCCATATCGACCTGCGGTCAGGCGGTGGGGTGGATGCCGACATCGTCGCACTGGCGCCCGGCAATCTACCGCCCCATGACCTGCCCGCCTTTGCCGGCCTGTCCGGCCATAGCGCATCCTATGTCGACGATCCCTGGGCCGCATCCATTGCCGAAGGATTGGGACCGAGCGATCGGGTTCTGCTGCTCGGCAGCGGGCTGACCGCCGTAGACTGCGCGCTCAGCCTGGACAGCGCCGGCTTTCGGGGACGGATCGTCGCACTTTCCCGCCGTGGATTGGCCCCGCAAAGCCATGCTCCGGCAGCGCACTACACAGCCCGCAGCGACCGTCCGAGGGGCGCCGCCTCAACGCTGGTTCGCACGCTGCGCAGCCGCAGCGCGGAGATCGGCTGGCGCAACGCCGTCGATGAACTTCGCCGCTTCACCCAGGATATGTGGCGCGCCGCCAGCGCGGAAGAACGCAGTCGCTTCCTGCGCCATTTGCGTCCCTATTGGGATGTGCACCGCCACCGCCTCGCCCCGCAGGTCGCCGCAAGACTTGCGGCGATGCAGGCGGAAGGGCGGCTGGAAATCCATGCCGCCAAGGTGGTGGAGGCCGTTCCCCACGGCCGCACGCTTCACGTCCATCTGCGCAGGCGCGGACAGGACGAGAGGGAGACCCTGCCCTTCGCCCGGGTCGTCAATTGCACAGGCCCGCTGGGCGACCTGCGGCGCACCGACGATCCGCTGCTGCGTCAGTTGGCGATTCGCGGCGACATCCGGCCCGATCCGCTGGCGATCGGCATCGATGTCGACCGGCAATGCCACGCCATCGCCCGCAACGGATCGGCCCAACAGCGGCTGTTCGTGGTCGGACCGATGACGCGTGGCGCGCATTGGGAAATCGTCGCCGTTCCCGACATCCGCCGTCAGGTCTGGGAACTGGCGCGGGAAATCACCGGCGCTCATTGGGTCGAGGCCGAAGGATTGTGAAAGGGCATGACCTGTTTACGCCTGCCCGCGCAAGATGAGGTGCGGATTTGACCGGCATCTTCTAAAGCGATTCCATGACGACATCCCCCGACCTTGCCATTCGCCTGCGCCGCGCCGATTTCAACCGCGCTCTGGCCGAGGCGGACCTGAATGCCATCGGGCCGCTGCTTGCCCTCCATGCCGTTCTCGTCACCGGGACGGACAGCGCCGTCATCTCCGGCCGCAAGGCGCAGCTTCAGGCGTGGAAACGGGAATTCAGCGCGGCGGAGCGAACCCTCTATATCCGCACGCCCGACAGCATCGTCGCCTCGACGGTCGAGCCCATCGCGCTGGAACATGGCCGCTGGCAGGGCGTGGCCGCCGGGGCGGGTCGCCTTGTCGCATCGGGCAGCTATAGCGCCAAATGGCGGCAGGCCGGTGCGGATTGGGTCATCGAAGCGGAAATCTACCTGACCCTCGCCTGATTGGCGCAACGGCCGGAAACGCTTGAACAGCCGCTCGCCAGCGCCCAATTAGAGGATATGCTTCATCCGTCGAGACCCTGAAAGCTGCGAGAAATCATGACGACTGCCAATCCCCTCCTGGCCGATAGTGACCTGCCCGATTTCGCGGCCATACAGGCGGCCCATGTCGTTCCCGCCATGGAAGACGCCATCGCCGCGCATCGCGCTGCCGTCGAAAGGATCACCGCCAGCGGGAAGGATGATTTCGATGCGGTGGTCATGGCGGCCGAACGCGCCGATTTCCTGCTGTCACGGGTGTGGTCGCCGGTGGGGCATCTCGCATCGGTGGCCGACACGCCCGAATTGCGGGAGGCGCATGCCGCCGCCCAGGCGCTGATGACCGCCTATCTGATGGAGGCTGGCCAGAACCGTGCCCATCATGACACCGTGGCGCGCCTTGCCGCGCGTCCCGATTTCGCCAGCCTGCCGCCTGCCGCGCAGCGCGCGGTCGACCTTGCCCTGCGCGGCTTCCGCCTTGCCGGTGTCGCGCTGGAGGGTGAGGCGCGGCAGCGTTTCCTCGACATCGGCGTGGCGCTGAGCGACCTCAGCACCAAATTCGGCAATGCGGTGCTGGACGCGACCGAAGCCTGGAGCGAACATGTCACCGACGAAGCGGCCCTGGCGGGCGTTCCGGAGAGCGACAAGGCGATCCTGGCCGCCTATGCGCAGGAAAAGGGGCTGACCGGCTGGCTGATCACCTTGCGCCAACCGAGCGTCCTGGCGATCCTGCTTCATGCGAAGGACCGGGCCTTGCGCGAACGCGTCTATCGCGCCCACAACACCCGCGCCTCCGATCAGGCCGACGACAAGAGCCACGACAATAGCGAAAGGATCGACGCGATCATGGCCCTGCGCCATGAAGCGGCGCAGATATTGGGCTTTGCCGATTCCGCCGCCCATTCGCTGGAAACGAAAATGGCCGCCGATGCCGACGAAGCGCTGGCATTTCTGGCCGACCTCGCTGGCCGGGCACGGCCTGTCGGGGAGCGCGAACTGGGCGAAGCCCGCGCCTTCGCCGCCAAGCATCTGGGGCTGGACGATGTGCGGCCCTGGGATCTTTCCTATGTGGCGGAGGCAATGCGCCGCACGCTGCACGGCGTCGATCAGGAGGCGCTCAAGGCCTATTTCCCCCTGCCCCGCGTCCTGGCAGGCACCCGGGCGCTGATCGAGCGGCTGTTCAACGTCCGCCTCGTCACGCGGAAGGGGGTGTCGACATGGCACCCGGACGTGCTGTTCTACGACGTGCTCGATGGGGACGGCGCCGTGGTGGCGGGCGTCTATCTCGACCTGTTCGCGCGCGCGGGCAAGCGGGGCGGGGCATGGATGGACGTGTGCCGTTCCCGCTTCCGCGATGCCGACCGCCTGCATCTGCCCATCGCCTATCTCACCACCAATTTCGCGCCGCCCACGGGCGACCGCCCCTCATTGGTGACGCATAATG is a genomic window of Sphingobium sp. TKS containing:
- a CDS encoding FAD/NAD(P)-binding protein: MLKVDHAAIIGGGFSGTLLAINLLRHGTLRVTMLERQGDRLGRGLAYGAAQAGHILNVRAANMSALPDSPDHFTDWLKQEGLGQEGSFATRRDYGAYLCAMLDKVRGQASDRLTIVTDEAVDLSLRDDGVHIDLRSGGGVDADIVALAPGNLPPHDLPAFAGLSGHSASYVDDPWAASIAEGLGPSDRVLLLGSGLTAVDCALSLDSAGFRGRIVALSRRGLAPQSHAPAAHYTARSDRPRGAASTLVRTLRSRSAEIGWRNAVDELRRFTQDMWRAASAEERSRFLRHLRPYWDVHRHRLAPQVAARLAAMQAEGRLEIHAAKVVEAVPHGRTLHVHLRRRGQDERETLPFARVVNCTGPLGDLRRTDDPLLRQLAIRGDIRPDPLAIGIDVDRQCHAIARNGSAQQRLFVVGPMTRGAHWEIVAVPDIRRQVWELAREITGAHWVEAEGL
- a CDS encoding M3 family metallopeptidase, whose translation is MTTANPLLADSDLPDFAAIQAAHVVPAMEDAIAAHRAAVERITASGKDDFDAVVMAAERADFLLSRVWSPVGHLASVADTPELREAHAAAQALMTAYLMEAGQNRAHHDTVARLAARPDFASLPPAAQRAVDLALRGFRLAGVALEGEARQRFLDIGVALSDLSTKFGNAVLDATEAWSEHVTDEAALAGVPESDKAILAAYAQEKGLTGWLITLRQPSVLAILLHAKDRALRERVYRAHNTRASDQADDKSHDNSERIDAIMALRHEAAQILGFADSAAHSLETKMAADADEALAFLADLAGRARPVGERELGEARAFAAKHLGLDDVRPWDLSYVAEAMRRTLHGVDQEALKAYFPLPRVLAGTRALIERLFNVRLVTRKGVSTWHPDVLFYDVLDGDGAVVAGVYLDLFARAGKRGGAWMDVCRSRFRDADRLHLPIAYLTTNFAPPTGDRPSLVTHNDVVTLFHEFGHVLHHLLTEVDLPSIGGISGVEWDAVELPSQFMENFAWDRDTLIGLSGHVDSGEPLPQAMFDRLLAARQFQAGLAILRQIEFATFDLLLHRDYDPAKGAQVNAMLDQVRKAVAVVHPPEWNRFAHAFSHIFAGGYAAGYYSYLWAELLSADAFEIFAHGAIPGGGATAFRREILAAGASRPAAENFRAFAGRAPEVDALLRMRGLAA
- a CDS encoding NAD(P)H-dependent flavin oxidoreductase: MRTRITNLLGIQHPIVQGGMHFVGLAELASAVSNAGGLGVITGLTQRTPEALAREIARCREMTDKPIGVNLTFLPAFAKPPYPEYIQAIAEGGVTIVETAGRSPEAYMPALKAAGITVIHKCTSVRHALKAEAIGCDAVSVDGFECGGHPGEDDIPNMILLPRAADELRIPFLASGGIGDARSLVAALALGADGVNMGTRFIATQEAPVHANVKQALLDATELDTRLIMRSLKNTERVLKNENVTRLQEIEREKGSALTIDDIHDQVAGVYPKVMVDGDMDAGAWSCGMVVGLIRDIPTVKDLIDRIMADAESIIRRRLSNFLAEGAADHQTVAA
- a CDS encoding nuclear transport factor 2 family protein; amino-acid sequence: MTTSPDLAIRLRRADFNRALAEADLNAIGPLLALHAVLVTGTDSAVISGRKAQLQAWKREFSAAERTLYIRTPDSIVASTVEPIALEHGRWQGVAAGAGRLVASGSYSAKWRQAGADWVIEAEIYLTLA